AATAAAAAGTGAGAAAGGGGGTGATCGTATCGATCAGATGATTTCTGCTTTATGGGGCAAAAAAAGCGAAAAATTTGGACAGTTCTATTGGCTTCCTTTAATACAACATTTAAAGGATACTTATGGCGTTGCTGGAGCACTTTGGGAACATTGGATGAGCCCAGGACAAAAAGAATTTATCCAAATAGCTTCCCATACTGATAGTGACGGTGCTAAAAAACTCTATCAATACCTTGCTGCAATCCATGATGGGGGCAAGGCTAGTCCCGCTTTTCAGGCTATGCCTAACTTTTCCCATCATTCAGAAGATCTTGAAAAGACACTGTTAGAAAAGTTAGAGAGAGCTGGTTTTGTTGGTATAAGTAAGGTACAGTTATCCGATCGTCAAAAAAGCCACCATAGCTTAGCAGGGCAAGCGCTTCTGATAGATGATCAAATCAATAAGGATATCGCTTCTATTGTTGGAGCCCATCACGGCAAGCCGTTGGATTCTAATCGAGACTACAAACATCAGTTAAAATCCTATGGTAATAATTATTTTCAAAGTGACAATCCAGATGAGCCTATTTACCAAACTTGGCAAACAACACAAGAAGCTATTTTTAACTGGGCTTTAAATTTATCAGGTTATACCCAGGTGGAGGAACTTCCTGAGATTAGTCAAGCAGGGCAAGTTTTGTTAGCAGGAGCCTTAATTATGGCTGACTGGATTGCTAGTAATGAACATTATTTTCCTTTAATTCCAATTGATCAAGCATCCATTTTAGACTCGCAAAGTCGACTTGAAAATGGATTTACACAGTGGAAGAAGACTGATCTCTGGCAACCTCATGGAGCTATTGATATTAACAATTTTTATTATGATCGTTTTAAGTTTCTACCGCGAGATATGCAGCGAGTATTTTCAGAAACCATTGAAGCGACTGATCAACCAGGAATCTTCATTTTAGAAGCACCTATGGGGTTAGGCAAGACAGAAGCTGCCCTTGCAGGGGCAGAGCAATTAGCCTTTAAAACTGGGCGTTCTGGTGTGTACTTTGGCTTGCCTACTCAAGCGACTTCAAATGGTATTTTCCCTCGTATAAAAGACTGGTTAGAAAGAATCGAAGAACTAAATGGCGACAAAGCGTCCCTGCGCTTAGCTCACGGAAAGGCAGCCCTTAATGATGATTTTGCCAAATTAGCTCATCAAGTTGACCCTGATGGCGAAGAAGAGAGTACGATTATTGCCAATGAATGGTTTGCTGGTAGAAAAACAACTGCTTTAGATGATTTTGTCGTCGGAACTGTCGATCAGTTTCTTTTATTGGCACTTAAACAAAAACATTTAATGCTTCGTCACTTGGGGTTTAGTAAGAAAGTCGTTATTATCGACGAAGTTCACTCGTACGACGCTTACATGAGTACTTATTTATATCGAGCTCTTGAATGGATGGGGGCTTACCAGGTACCTGTTATTATTTTATCAGCTACTTTACCAGCGGATAGACGACTAAAAATGATACAGTCCTACTTAAAAGGAAGAAATAAACAAGTAAAGAAAATTGATTTATCTGACCAATTAGAAACGATTGATTATCCTTTAATCACTTATACTGATGGAGATGCTATCCATCAAGAGACGCATTTTGATAAAAATAAGATTGAGCATAAGACTGTAAAGATTCATAAATTACCTGTTATGGAACAAATGGACGCTCTTATAGAATTAGTGGAAGGTTTGTTACAATCAGGAGGAGTCATTGGTATTATCGTGAATACTGTCAAACGGGCTCAAGCTCTAGCAAACGCTCTTTCTGAAAGAATAGGGGAAGAGTTCGTTGAATTGCTCCATTCTAATTTTATTGCGACTGACCGCGCTGATAAAGAAAATCAGCTTCTTCAGCAAATTGGTAAAGACAAAAAACGGCCAGAAAGAAAAGTAATTATTGGTACTCAAGTGATCGAGCAATCTTTAGATATCGATTTTGATGTATTAATTAGTGATTTAGCCCCTATGGATTTACTAATTCAAAGGGTTGGCCGCATGCACCGTCATGATATTGACCGGCCTAGTAAACATCATGAGCCCATTTTCTATGTTTTAGGAATAAGTGAATCTTTAGATTTTGAAAAAGGATCAGAAGCGGTGTATGGTGGCTACCTTTTAGCTAGGACGCAATATTTCTTGCCGAATAAATTATATATACCAAGCGATATTTCCTCATTGGTGCAAGCTGTTTATAGTAATCAAACCATAGATTTAAATCATGACATACAAGTAAAATATGATGAAATGGTTTTAAAACATGAGCGCTATCTTAAAAGTAAAAAAGCCAAGGCAAAAGGTTATTTACTAGCGTCACCTGATCATAGTGGAAGAAAATCTTTAGTTGGGTGGTTAAAAAGTCCTTCTACTGAAGAGGGAGAAGAAAAAGCTTATGCACAAGTCCGCGATAGCCAAGAGACTATTGAGGTGATTGCACTTAAGAAAGTTGGAAGTGGTTATGGTACTTTTGCTGAACAGGTGGATCTTTCTGAAAGAATCGATGATCCGCTTGTAGCCAAAGAAATTGCTAAAGAAACACTGCGTTTACCGTATCAATTAAGTGTTTTATATAACAATATAATTGATCAAAGTATTAATTTCCTAGAAAGCTATAATCTTAAGTATTTACCAGACTGGCAAGAACAAAGTTGGCTAAAAGGCAGCCTAGGTATTATATTTGATGAAAATAATGAATTTGTAATTAACGATTATAAATTAATTTATGATCGTAAATATGGTTTGATTTGTGAAAGGATGTGACATAGTGGCTAAATTTAATTTAATTGACGAGCCTTGGATAGCAGTCATTAATAAAGAAAGCGGAGATAATTTACTTCTTTCTTTACGCGATGTCTTCGAAAAAGCACCAACGTTAAGCCAGTTAGCTGGAGATAGCAAAACTCAGGATTTTGCGGTTTTACGCTTATTACTTGCTATTTTACAAACAGTATATTCACGAATGGATGCTAGTGGACAAGCCTATGACCAAGTTGATTTAACGGAACGCTATCAACA
This genomic stretch from Aerococcus mictus harbors:
- a CDS encoding CRISPR-associated helicase/endonuclease Cas3; this translates as MISALWGKKSEKFGQFYWLPLIQHLKDTYGVAGALWEHWMSPGQKEFIQIASHTDSDGAKKLYQYLAAIHDGGKASPAFQAMPNFSHHSEDLEKTLLEKLERAGFVGISKVQLSDRQKSHHSLAGQALLIDDQINKDIASIVGAHHGKPLDSNRDYKHQLKSYGNNYFQSDNPDEPIYQTWQTTQEAIFNWALNLSGYTQVEELPEISQAGQVLLAGALIMADWIASNEHYFPLIPIDQASILDSQSRLENGFTQWKKTDLWQPHGAIDINNFYYDRFKFLPRDMQRVFSETIEATDQPGIFILEAPMGLGKTEAALAGAEQLAFKTGRSGVYFGLPTQATSNGIFPRIKDWLERIEELNGDKASLRLAHGKAALNDDFAKLAHQVDPDGEEESTIIANEWFAGRKTTALDDFVVGTVDQFLLLALKQKHLMLRHLGFSKKVVIIDEVHSYDAYMSTYLYRALEWMGAYQVPVIILSATLPADRRLKMIQSYLKGRNKQVKKIDLSDQLETIDYPLITYTDGDAIHQETHFDKNKIEHKTVKIHKLPVMEQMDALIELVEGLLQSGGVIGIIVNTVKRAQALANALSERIGEEFVELLHSNFIATDRADKENQLLQQIGKDKKRPERKVIIGTQVIEQSLDIDFDVLISDLAPMDLLIQRVGRMHRHDIDRPSKHHEPIFYVLGISESLDFEKGSEAVYGGYLLARTQYFLPNKLYIPSDISSLVQAVYSNQTIDLNHDIQVKYDEMVLKHERYLKSKKAKAKGYLLASPDHSGRKSLVGWLKSPSTEEGEEKAYAQVRDSQETIEVIALKKVGSGYGTFAEQVDLSERIDDPLVAKEIAKETLRLPYQLSVLYNNIIDQSINFLESYNLKYLPDWQEQSWLKGSLGIIFDENNEFVINDYKLIYDRKYGLICERM